Part of the Rhodococcus sp. OK302 genome is shown below.
CGTCGGCGAGATCGCAGTGCGCAAGGATGGTCTTTACATCGGTACCGCGACGACTGCGGTACGACTCGGGCAGATACAGCCCCCGGGCAAGAAATTGATGTCGGCAGGGGACTGGGCACGCGGTGCCCGACTCGACGCGGAGGTAAAGGCAGCATGACCGAATCACGACGACCAGCACGGCAGACGCAAGGCCCGGGCGGCAAGCGCAACGGGTCCCGGAACAACAAGCCCAAGCAGGTGGAGCGGCCCGATCCGACGGCTGGTCTCGACAAGCCGCGTTTGGCAGCACTCGACGTCCTGCGCGCAGTTCGCGAGCGCGACGCCTACGCCAACCTCGTTCTGCCAGGCCTCTTGCGTGACCGCAAGCTGGACTCGCGCGACGCTGCCCTGGCCACGGAATTGGCCTATGGCGCAGCCCGCGCTCAGGGCCTTCTCGACGCCGTGATCGTGCATGCGTCCGGGCGGCCCGTCGAGGAAATCGACGGCAACCTCCTCGATGTGCTTCGTCTGGGCTCGTACCAATTGCTGCGTACCCGCGTCGCCCCGCATGCCGCTGTAGCGACGTCCGTTGATCTCGCGCGGGCCGAATCAGGCCAGGGCCGAGCAGGATTCGTCAATGCTGTTCTGCGCCGCGTGTCCGAGCGTACGCAGGACGAGTGGGTGGAACTGCTGGCGCCGAAGGACCCGATCGGGCACCTCGCCTTCGAGCACGCGCACCCGATGTGGATCGCGCAGGTCTTCGCTGATTCGCTCGGCGCGGCCGCCGGCGAGCTCGAAGACGTACTGATCGCGGACGACGCTCGTCCGGCTGTGCACCTCGTTGCGCGTCCCGGTGAGATCTCGGCCGAAGAACTCGCACTGGTCACCGGCGGCGAGATCGGCGCCTATTCGCCGTACGCCGTCCACCTCGACGGGGGCGACCCCGGACAGCTCGACGCAGTCCGTCAGGGACTGGCCGGCGTGCAGGACGAAGGCAGTCAGTTGGTCGCCCGCGCTCTCACGCTCGCCCCGCTCGAAGGTGACGACGCCGGCCGCTGGCTCGACCTCTGTGCCGGCCCCGGCGGCAAGGCGGCAC
Proteins encoded:
- a CDS encoding RsmB/NOP family class I SAM-dependent RNA methyltransferase, which encodes MTESRRPARQTQGPGGKRNGSRNNKPKQVERPDPTAGLDKPRLAALDVLRAVRERDAYANLVLPGLLRDRKLDSRDAALATELAYGAARAQGLLDAVIVHASGRPVEEIDGNLLDVLRLGSYQLLRTRVAPHAAVATSVDLARAESGQGRAGFVNAVLRRVSERTQDEWVELLAPKDPIGHLAFEHAHPMWIAQVFADSLGAAAGELEDVLIADDARPAVHLVARPGEISAEELALVTGGEIGAYSPYAVHLDGGDPGQLDAVRQGLAGVQDEGSQLVARALTLAPLEGDDAGRWLDLCAGPGGKAALLGALAGIEGGRLDAVEPVPHRAELIRKTTRELPVDVHVADGRESGLEPGYDRILVDAPCTGLGALRRRPESRWRRQPSDVAPLAKLQRELLAAAIELVRPGGVVLYSTCSPHLTETLAVVADAVRRHGVVELDTKELVPGVPNVGDNNSVQLWPHRHGTDAMFMAALRKPLA